A genomic stretch from Vanrija pseudolonga chromosome 6, complete sequence includes:
- the erf2 gene encoding Palmitoyltransferase erf2, translating to MTSPSNSEPFGLSLPSRRANVTVTRRASVHSDNENDDSVAPLGRDSLEGTRRYYGVDSSPGPSTSARQRTLSNTNSPRPVSQTPSESSFTLRSPPRSAAPLPTPRGFLAPQKPAAARRLEQRERMPQVTSSGRTSTDQRPVPAEYEGVPSPTELSQSSHHHSPALPPGRTFKLSQVKSAAGSPNLSRPKSPPQAFDSRAAAAHPTRRGSAGKDARPAAAAQQAIAPPRPNPIQAPQPDSSHGHGSALGHGDTALPTSHSQAWERGTDTSSPSHPHHPDLSSDHLVTLDSLAAEKPHKGSASGTSTTVGRRTNYEDARVRTNVHKYKRFDDDVHSTFFCGGRLMTGGSSPLSFIISIILLLGIAGVWVGTTGVWLWKHGHQYGLAKGAGIAINIVFAYLFGLSVSSMFAASFREPGILPRNLDPDPPYTRVDVYWEANPREIRVGKDGVDKVVVKYCETCKSYRPPRCSHCRLCGNCVEGIDHHCAYLHGCVGRRNYFAFLVFVIATSISDIYVVVFSAIHFSLLCHHDHIGFGKALQDSPGAAVSFLLGLLTLAPVMFLLWYHIRLLLYNLTTIEQIRASASNNWVRATTRPYNPFAAPTWGRNVILASIGRPQIPSWVDANGYVVEDNRRVNPALTTPEKYLELV from the exons ATGACCTCTCCGTCCAACTCGGAGCCGTTTGGCTTGTCGCTGCCCAGCCGGCGAGCAAACGTGACGGTCACAAGACGGGCATCAGTCCACTCGGACAATGAGAACGATGACTCGGTCGCCCCGCTGGGCCGTGACTCGTTGGAGGGAACACGGCGATAT TATGGTGTCGATTCGTCCCCGGGACCATCGACCAGTGCGCGCCAACGGACGCTGAGTAACACAaactcgccgaggccagtgTCGCAGACGCCATCAGAGTCTAGCTTCACGCTTCGTTCTCCACCTCGGTCGGCCGCGCCCTTGCCAACGCCCCGAGGCTTCCTCGCACCTCAGAAGCCCGCCGCTGCACGACGGCTAGAGCAGCGTGAAAGGATGCCGCAGGTCACCTCGTCGGGACGTACCAGCACCGACCAGAGGCCCGTGCCGGCAGAGTACGAAGGTGTCCCTTCGCCCACCGAATTGTCTCAGTCGtcgcaccaccactcgcCGGCCCTGCCACCAGGACGTACCTTCAAGCTCTCGCAGGTCAAATCGGCCGCTGGTAGTCCAAACCTCTCGCGGCCGAAATCACCGCCACAAGCATTCGACTcccgggcggcggcggcccaccCCACGCGGCGTGGGTCTGCCGGCAAGGACGCacgacccgccgccgccgcccagcaaGCCATTGCTCCGCCCCGACCAAACCCGATCCAAGCGCCACAACCAGACAGCAGCCACGGACACGGCAGTGCTCTCGGACACGGGGATACGGCCCTGCCGACGTCGCACTCGCAGGCATGGGAGCGGGGCACTGatacgtcgtcgccgagccacccccaccaccccgacctcTCGAGCGACCACCTTGTGACGCTCGACTCGCTTGCAGCAGAAAAGCCTCACAAGGGGTCTGCgtcgggcacgtcgacgaccgtTGGCAGACGCACCAACTATGAGGACGCGCGCGTACGCACCAATGTGCACAAGTACAAGCggttcgacgacgacgtccacTCGACCTTCTTCTGTGGCGGCAGACTGATGACAGGtggcagctcgccgctgtcgttCATCATCTCGATTATCCTGTTGCTAGGCATCGCCGGCGTCTGGGTCGGCACAACTGGCGTGTGGCTGTGGAAGCACGGACACCAGTACGGCCTCGCCAAGGGCGCGGGCATTGCCATCAACATTGTCTTTGCCTACCTCTTTGGCCTGTCTGTCTCGTCCATGTTCGCGGCATCCTTCCGCGAGCCGGGTATCCTCCCGCGTAACCTCGACCCTGACCCGCCATACACCCGTGTCGATGTGTACTGGGAGGCCAACCCGCGCGAGATTCGtgtcggcaaggacggcgtcgacaaggTTGTCGTCAAGTACTGCGAGACGTGCAAGAGCtaccgcccgccgcgctgctcgcacTGCCGTCTCTGTGGCAACTGCGTCGAGGGCATCGACCACCACTGCGCCTACCTCCACGGCTGTGTCGGTCGCCGCAACTACTTTGCCTTCCTTGTCTTTGTCATTGCTACCAGCATCTCCGACATttacgtcgtcgtcttctcgGCGATCCACTTCTCGCTCCTGTGTCACCATGACCACATTGGGTTTGGCAAGGCGCTCCAGGACAGCCCTGGTGCGGCCGTGTCCTTCCTCCTGGGCCTGCTCACGCTCGCCCCCGTCATGTTCCTCCTCTGGTACCACATCCGCCTGCTGCTTTACAACCTTACGACGATTGAGCAGATCCGTGCGTCGGCAAGCAACAACTGGGTGCGCGCCACGACGCGCCCGTACAACCCcttcgcggcgccgacgtgggGCCGCAACGTCATCCTTGCGAGCATTGGCCGGCCGCAGATCCCGTCGTGggtcgacgccaacggctACGTTGTCGAAGACAACCGCCGGGTCAACCCCGCGCTCACGACGCCGGAAAAGTATCTCGAGCTGGTGTAA
- the RPS18 gene encoding 40S ribosomal protein S18 has translation MSTFAPPEAHQQFQHILRLLNTNVKGTGKIMFALTEIKGVGRRYSNLVCKKADIDLNKRAGELNSDELERIVTIMQNPAQFKIPTWFLNRQRDLIDGKNSHIVSNQIDQKMRDDLERLKKIRSHRGLRHHWGLRVRGQHTKTTGRRVGRAVAGKKK, from the exons ATGTCGACCTTCGCTCCCCCCGAGGCTCACCAGCAGTTCCAG CACATTCTCCGTCTCCTTAACACCAACGTTAAGGGCACTGGAAAGATCATGTTCGCCCTTACCGAGATCAAGGGTGTTGGTCGCCGTTACTCGAACCTTGTCTGCAAGAAGGCCGACATTGACCTCAACAAGCG cgccggcgagctcaactcggacgagcttgagcgcaTTGTCACCATCATGCAGAACCCTGCCCAGTTCAAGATCCCCACCTGGTTCCTCAACCGTCAGCGTGACCTGATCGACGGCAAGAACTCGCACATCGTCTCGAACCAGATCGACCAGAAGATGcgtgacgacctcgagcgcctgaAGAAGATCCGCTCGCACCGTGGTCTCCGTCACCACTGGGGTCTCCGTGTCCGTGGCCAGCACACCAAGACCACtggtcgccgtgtcggccgcgccgtcgctggcAAGAAGAAGTAA
- the HIRIP3 gene encoding HIRA-interacting protein 3 — protein MSAAILAKIPKHARLVVRRANEDGSLDRGELTMSAARLAVCKSLGLAPGALDGADAKSAVKSAIREAIESLEDGNDDEEEGSVAEGSKSSEEDEPPARKPTKAATTKPRAPKGRKSAATVSDNESEEEKPKAASRKKITRREETPEVEVIEVPGSPASSVMSSVYDEPQKKGKAKTKPRSASVSSAMSSVYDEPQTKRKAKEPKATAGKAKKAKKDPNEGLSADEVRVNNLKRMVLACGVRKMWTKELANCSSPREEAKHIVSLLESLGMEGKPTLAKAKALKEQRELASELNDVKQFEASRGLSARGSGGRSRRSAVAAGSSSEGENGTKDSSAMAAVMDFLGGDSDSD, from the exons ATGAGCGCAGCAATACTCGCCAAGATCCCCAAGCACGCGCGCCTCGTGGTCCGGCGCGCAAACGAGGACGGGTCGCTGGACCGTGGGGAGCTGACCATGTCGGctgcgcggctggcggtgtGCAAGAGCCTGGGGCTGGCCCCTGGCGCTTTGGACGGTGCAGACGCCAAGAGTGCCGTCAAGAGCGCGATCAGGGAAGCTATC GAGAGTCTAGAGGACGGCAacgacgatgaggaagaAGGTTCTGTGGCCGAGGGGTCCAAGTCGagcgaggaagacgagccGCCTGCACGCAAACCGACCAAGGCTGCGACGACTAAGCCGCGAGCACCAAAAGGCCGCAAGAGCGCGGCTACTGTGTCTGATAACGAGTCTGAAGAAGAAAAGCCTAAGGCTGCGAGCCGGAAGAAGATAACGAGGCGCGAGGAGACTCCCGAGGTG GAGGTCATCGAGGTCCCCGGAAGCCCTGCATCTTCAGTCATGTCGAGTGTGTACGATGAGCCACAGAAGAAaggcaaggccaagacgaAACCGCGCTccgcgtccgtgtcgtcggccatgtccAGCGTGTACGACGAGCCGCAGAcgaagcgcaaggccaaggaaCCCAAGGCCACGGCCGGcaaggcgaagaaggcgaaGAAGGATCCCAATGAGGGG CTGTCAgcggacgaggtgcgcgtgAACAACTTGAAACGGATGGTGCTGGCGTGCGGAGTGCGGAAGATGTG GACAAAAGAACTGGCAAATTGCTCCTCC CCCCGCGAAGAGGCGAAGCACATCGTCTCCCTGCTAGAGTCTCTAGGCATGGAGGGCAAGCCGACGctggccaaggccaaggctcTCAAGGAGCAGAGAGAGCTTGCGTCCGAACTGA ACGACGTCAAGCAGTTTGAAGCGTCGCGTGGGCTGTCAGCACGGGGGAGTGGCGGACGTTCCCGGCGCTCTGCGGTCGCGGCAGGCTCATCGTCTGAAGGCGAGAACGGCACAAAGGACAGCTCCGCCATGGCTGCCGTCATGGACTTCCTCGGGGGCGATAGTGACAGCGACTAG
- the IRC22-2 gene encoding Increased recombination centers protein 22-2 yields the protein MANAVNDIVASASLTNTFGLITNGQNNDLVIQLSNTGAENYTLVSAAASYHDPSKDWKLVKNVTASKFNVPLIAGGNLTAPFQVNSEFKPQELGLTVWVDVKHGNELSRVTAFNSTVSIVEPASSWFDPGALFIYLVLGAALLGGAYLGFQSYFGDKTSGKKKRSGAAKRASAAPVAVAANPDGKAYDEDWIPQQHTKKTGKKSLGGASSGGEGLTSGGEGVTSGGEASGAEGKTRRRKTGKK from the exons ATGG ccAACGCTGTCAACGACAttgtcgcctcggcctcgctcaCCAACACCTTTGGTC TCATCACCAATGGCCAGAACAACGACCTCGTGATCCAGCTGTCCAACACGGGCGCCGAGAACTACAcgctcgtctcggccgccgcctcgtacCACGACCCGTCCAAGGACTGGAAGCTCGTCAAGAACGTCACGGCGTCCAAGTTCAACGTGCCTCTgatcgccggcggcaaccTCACTGCGCCGTTCCAGGTCAACTCGGA GTTCAAGCCCcaggagctcggcctcaCCGTCTGGGTTGACGTCAAGCACGGCAACGAGCTGTCGCGCGTCACGGCCTTCAACTCGACCGTGTCGATCGTCGAGCCCGCCTCGTCATGGTTTGACCCCGGCGCCCTGTTCATctacctcgtcctcggcgcggccctcctcggcggcgcgtaccTCGGCTTCCAGTCGTACTTTGGCGACAAGACCTCtggcaagaagaagcgctCGGGCGCTGCCAAGCGCGCTTCCGCCGCCcctgtcgctgtcgctgccaaccccgacggcaaggcgtacgacgaggactggATCCCCCAGCAGCACACCAAGAAGACGGGCAAGAAgtcgcttggcggcgcgtcgtcgggcggcgagggcctcaCGTCGGGCGGTGAGGGCGTGACATCGGGCGGtgaggccagcggcgccgagggcaagacCCGCAGGCGGAAGACTGGCAAGAAGTAA
- the GDB1 gene encoding Glycogen debranching enzyme, translated as MVVAAGKPRPDPLVMPRAPARRQSTTTPRTPKTPQDEAIAFFSGESDGEAVIVWELWLDGDGGPPEGKSYVRLPPPVKPYVLRFSIHAGTPCTRNAVLKSDFPMDGGVFQRGVWSERELPSDVSRPIHVDLAISAPGAFAYFIEHDSHDGRVIGRRGYFNVDPIITLPKRTSFKLAPPADPLHDTTSAAIETKKVDLPLDSLSILSVIAKWQGKINEWDPYLEEASRRGYNMIHYTPLHTRGSSGSPYSIADQLSFDPTLLTDPKAEEGGIEQIVQTLERAKTKYGLGAITDVVLNHTAFDTPWLEDHPEAGYSPYNTPHLAPAVELEDAMLKLTDDLAASGLGGAIRGEEDLMRIRDEIQSAISGAHLWQYYVFDVATSIEEVEAALKTGKVTKWTGESLDGKSITELGEIAHLMPGFIENYRTFSKRFGTRVPADKAAGFAHAAFPSLSGAALARQWGKLLDVANVNLYKECNEDLAAARDNIIGRLRYTRLEKSGPRLGAINKKNPIVEQYFTRIPKTAKTKKFPDAALAVANNGWMWAADPLKNFAEYPSKAYLRREVIVWGDCVKLRYGRGPSDNPWLWAHMTEYAEMLASVFDGFRLDNCHSTPLHVGVHIIDAGRRINPNLYVMAELFTGSEETDLKFVRELGLNSLVREAYNGNDTKEFARLLYRFGVGKPVGSMDGAVLSKKGELPPLYHGGAHRPCIVYPLPGSAPHAVFYDVTHDNESPAHKRTAEDALSTGALVTFTKAAIGSNKGFDDLYPELLNLVTDTRMYNVGDDAKGGIGRVKRILNNLHAQMMYEGYDEGHVHEEGEYIMVHRVHPRTHKGYMIVAHTAFPGNFGRGWVNPFKLSRTKVEFLFGATLHTNIGVWKDDDKVHYGIPSTLEEIPAESVKIVQGRDDHGDYTEFTVPDNFDPGSILVFSTVMDEMSSTLEAYCRSGTSQAFGDLNLVELNVVLHRADGEERDATGGDGVYSIPNFGSLVYCGLEGWMAPLRNIVEHNDLGHPLCEHLRQGTWALDYVHDRLHRQTDVFPNLDTPAKWFKDRFDVIKATVPDFMRPKYFSLVIFEAYKASRQAVFEQQSEFVSSGTTFIHDLALCSVQMYGQVKSASIIPSKPVPSLAAGLPHFTAGWGRCWGRDVFISLRGLFLTTGNYDAARDHIHAFGATLKHGLIPNLLDSGRNPRYNSRDSPWWFVQNIQDYTKHAPDGLSLLHDPVKRRFLKDDTWVAWDDPRAYSWSSTVAELVQEIVQRHAEGIEFREWNAGPNIDGDMRDEGFNQKIWTDWETGFIHGGNRFNCGTWMDKMGSSAKAGNKGLPATPRDGAPIEITGLVKSTLTWLAHLSEKGQFPFEGVHATIRGQKAFITYKQWADLIQLSFEKHYFVPSDPAEDDKFVINKGLVNRRGMYKDVYGTPKDREWSDYQLRCNFTLPMVVAPELFTPSRAIEALRLADKAIRSPLGMKTLDPSDSQYRPDYDNRNDSTDISVANGWNYHQGPEWGFPLGWFLTAWLRFDRLAGEGTNDPSATLHYISAVLVKLRQHIESDPWRGLPELTNHDASYCRDSCTTQAWSASTILDVLEEMHKLHREV; from the exons ATGGTAGTCGCTGCTGGAAAGCCGCGGCCCGACCCGCTCGTCatgccccgcgcgccggcgcggcggcagagcacgacgacgccgcgcacaccCAAGACACCTCAGGACGAGGCCatcgccttcttctcgggtgagagcgacggcgaggccgtgATCGTCTGGGAGCTgtggctcgacggcgacggcggcccgCCCGAAGGCAAGAGT TACGTCCGCCTCCCACCTCCCGTCAAGCCCTACGTCCTCCGCTTCTCGATCCACGCAGGCACACCGTGTACCCGCAACGCGGTGCTCAAGTCCGACTTCCCCATGGACGGCGGCGTATTCCAGCGCGGCGTGTGgtcggagcgcgagctcccGTCTGATGTCTCGAG gcCGATccacgtcgacctcgccatctcggcgcCCGGCGCGTTCGCGTACTTCATCGAACATGACAGCCACGACGGGAGGGTCATTGGCCGCAGAGGCTACTTCAACGTCGACCCCATCATCACGCTGCCGAAGCGCACGTCGTTCAAGCTCGCGCCCCCCGCGGACCCCCTGCATGACACTACGTCAGCCGCTATCGAGACGAAGAAGGTCGACCTGCCGCTCGACTCCCTGTCGATCCTGTCCGTCATCGCAAAGTGGCAGGGAAAGATCAACGAGTGGGACCCGTACCTCGAAGAGGCGAGCCGGAGGGGTTACAACATGATCCACTACACGCCGCTGCACACGCGCGGGTCCTCGGGCAGCCCGTACTCGATCGCGGACCAGCTCTCGTTTGACCCCACGCTCCTGACAGATCCCAaggcggaggagggtggcATCGAGCAGATCGTCCAGACCCTTGAGCGTGCCAAGACCAAGTACGGCCTCGGTGCCATCACCGACGTGGTGCTCAATCACACGGCGTTCGACACGCCCTGGCTCGAGGACCACCCAGAGGCCGGCTACTCGCCGTACAACACGccgcacctcgcccccgctgtcgagctcgaggacgcgatgctcaagctcaccgacgacctcgctgccagtggccttggcggcgctatccgcggcgaggaggacctcATGAGGATCCGCGACGAGATCCAGAGCGCCATCAGCGGCGCCCACCTGTGGCAGTACTACGTCTTTGACGTTGCGACGTCCATCgaagaggtcgaggcggccctCAAGACCGGCAAGGTCACAAAGTGGACTGGTGAAAGCCTCGATGGCAAGTCGAtcaccgagctcggcgagatCGCCCACCTCATGCCAGGCTTTATCGAGAACTACCGTACCTTCTCCAAGCGCTTCGGCACCCGTGTGCCTGCCGACAAGGCTGCTGGTTTCGCCCACGCTGCGTTCCCCAGTCTAAGCGGCGCGGCACTCGCCCGCCAGTGGggcaagctcctcgatgTCGCCAACGTCAACCTCTACAAGGAGTGTAACGAGGacctggctgctgcgcgcgacaACATCATTGGCCGTCTGCGCTACACCCGCCTCGAGAAGAGCGGTccccggctcggcgccatcaaCAAGAA GAACCCCATCGTCGAGCAGTACTTCACCCGTATCCCCAAGACGGCCAAGACGAAGAAGTTCCCCGACGCGGCCCTCGCCGTTGCGAACAACGGCTGGATGTGGGCCGCTGACCCGCTCAAGAACTTTGCAGAATACCCCTCCAAGGCGTACCTCCGCCGCGAGGTGATCGTCTGGGGTGACTGTGTCAAGCTCCGCTATGGTCGTGGCCCGTCTGACAACCCATGGCTCTGGGCCCACATGACCGAGTACGCCGAGATGCTCGCCAGCGTGTTTGACGGCTTCCGTCTCGACAACTGCCACTCGACGCCGCTCCACGTCGGCGTGCACATCATTGATGCCGGTCGCCGCATCAACCCCAACCTCTATGTCATGGCCGAGCTGTTCACTGGCAGCGAGGAGACTGACCTCAAGTTTGTccgcgagcttggcctcaACAGTCTTGTCCGCGAGGCGTACAACGGCAACGATACCAAGGAGTTTGCCCGCCTTCTCTACCGCTTTGGCGTCGGCAAGCCCGTTGGCTCTATGGACGGCGCAGTTCTGTCAAAGAAGGGAGAGCTGCCCCCGCTCTACCATGGCGGTGCTCATCGCCCGTGTATCGTTTACCCTCTgcccggctcggcgccgcacgccgtcTTCTACGACGTGACTCACGACAACGAATCGCCTGCCCACAAGCGcactgccgaggacgccCTGTCCACCGGTGCCCTTGTGACCTTTACCAAGGCCGCCATCGGCTCAAACAAGGGCTTTGACGACCTGTACCCcgagctgctcaacctcgtcaCCGACACGCGCATGTACAACGTCGGCGATGACGCTAAGGGCGGTATTGGCCGCGTCAAGCGTATCCTCAACAACCTGCACGCCCAGATGATGTACGAGGGCTACGACGAGGGCCACGTCCACGAGGAGGGAGAGTACATTATGGTCCACCGTGTCCACCCGCGCACCCACAAGGGATACATGATTGTCGCCCACACTGCCTTCCCCGGCAACTTTGGCCGTGGCTGGGTCAACCCCTTCAAGCTCTCGCGCACCAAGGTCGAGTTCCTGTTCGGCGCCACCCTTCACACTAATATTGGCGTGTggaaggacgacgacaaggttCACTACGGTATTCCGTCAACGCTTGAAGAGATTCCTGCCGAGTCGGTCAAGATCGTCCAAGGCAGAGATGACCACGGCGACTACACCGAGTTCACCGTGCCGGACAACTTTGACCCGGGTAGCATCCTGGTCTTCTCGACCGTCATGGAC GAAATGTCGAGCACGCTGGAGGCGTACTGCCGATCGGGAACGAGCCAGGCGTTCGGCGATctcaacctcgtcgagctcaacgTTGTCCTCCAccgtgccgacggcgaggagcgtgaCGCCACTGGTGGCGATGGTGTGTACAGCATCCCCAACTTTGGCTCCTTGGTCTACTGTGGTCTGGAGGGCTGGATGGCGCCTTTGAGAAACATTGTCGAGCACAACGACCTTGGCCACCCACTCTGCGAACATCTCCGACAAGGAACGTGGGCTCTCGACTATGTGCATGACCGCCTGCACCGACAGACGGACGTGTTCCCCAACCTGGATACGCCTGCCAAGTGGTTCAAGGACCGCTTCGACGTGATCAAGGCAACGGTGCCAGACTTTATGCGCCCCAAGTACTTCTCTCTGGTCATCTTTGAGGCGTACAAGGCGTCGCGCCAGGCAGTGTTCGAGCAGCAGTCCGAGTTCGTCTCTTCCGGCACGACATTTATCCATGATCTGGCACTCTGCTCGGTGCAGATGTACGGCCAGGTCAAGTCGGCGAGCATCATCCCCAGCAAGCCTGTGCCTAGTCTTGCTGCTGGACTGCCGCACTTCACCGCTGGTTGGGGCAGGTGTTGGGGTCGCGATGTC TTCATCTCTCTCCGCGGTCTCTTCCTGACCACTGGTAACTACGATGCCGCGCGTGACCACATCCATGCGTTCGGTGCGACCCTCAAGCACGGCCTGATCCCCAACCTCCTCGACTCGGGCCGTAACCCTCGCTACAACTCGCGTGACTCGCCTTGGTGGTTTGTTCAGAACATTCAGGACTACACCAAGCATGCTCCTGACGGCCTGTCGCTCCTCCACGACCCTGTCAAGCGTCGCTTCCTCAAAGACGACACCTGGGTTGCATGGGACGACCCGCGTGCCTACTCGTGGAGCAGCACCGTCGCTGAGCTCGTTCAGGAGATTGTGCAGCGTCACGCCGAGGGTATCGAGTTTAGGGAGTGGAACGCTGGTCCCAACATTGACGGTGACATGAGGGACGAGGGCTTCAACCAGAAGATCTGGACCGACTGGGAGACGGGATTCATCCACGGCGGCAACCGCTTCAACTGTGGCACCTGGATGGACAAGatgggctcgtcggccaagGCTGGCAACAAGGGCCTGCCCGCCACTCCCCGTGACGGCGCTCCTATCGAGATCACTGGTCTGGTCAAGTCGACCCTCACCTGGCTCGCCCACCTGAGCGAGAAGGGCCAGTTCCCCTTCGAGGGCGTCCACGCGACGATTCGTGGCCAGAAGGCCTTTATCACCTACAAGCAGTGGGCCGACTTGATCCAGTTGTCGTTTGAGAAGCACTACTTTGTCCCCTCGGACcctgccgaggacgacaagtTTGTCATCAACAAGGGCCTCGTCAACCGGCGCGGCATGTACAAGGACGTGTACGGCACGCCCAAGGACCGCGAGTGGTCCGACTACCAGCTCCGCTGCAACTTTACGCTGCCGATGGTGGTCGCTCCCGAGCTGTTCACGCCGTCACGTGCCATCGAGGCGCTCCGtctcgccgacaaggccatcCGTTCGCCGCTTGGTATGAAGACGCTGGACCCCTCCGACTCGCAGTACCGCCCTGACTACGACAACCGCAACGACAGCACTGACATCAGCGTTGCCAACGGCTGGAACTACCACCAGGGCCCCGAGTGGGGCTTCCCCCTCGGATGGTTCCTCACCGCCTGGCTTCGCttcgaccgcctcgccggcgagggcacCAACGACCCCAGCGCCACGCTGCACTACATCTCAGCGGTCCTCGTCAAGCTCCGCCAGCACATTGAGAGTGACCCTTGGCGCGGCCTGCCAGAGCTCACAAACCACGACGCGTCGTACTGCCGTGACTCGTGCACTACGCAGGCGTGGTCGGCCAGCACCatcctcgacgtgctcgaggagatgCACAAGCTTCACAGGGAAGTCTAG
- the frs2 gene encoding Phenylalanine--tRNA ligase alpha subunit, with protein sequence MSLPTVEEVQTAILNALDASGTINDSRQLSVGATSLASPQGQAVVKAALDSLLSKEMAEYTQITNNLWALTEEGNQIAETGSHEYRVWSALPAAGQPGLSVKDLTDKVGAETVKVGQGRAFKSKWIAKDATGGFVQAADGAKVEAPVDETAEQLRSIRSTGTAGDAVLKELQKRKLVQTRKQIHYSAKKGSQFALEVKTLETDLTVEMLTSGAWKDASFKQYNFAAKGEPTDGGALHPLLKVREEFRQIFFDMGFTEMPANRFVETAFWNFDAMFVPQQHPARELQDTFYLKSPAKALQPPADYYERVRKTHEVGGYGSIGYRAPFSREESEKLLLRTHTTAVSTAMLYELANQPGGFKPAKLFSIDRVFRNEATDATHLAEFHQVEGVVADYDITLGHLIGFMQEFFGRMGNKTLRFKPAYNPYTEPSMEIFSWHEGLGKWIEIGNSGVFRPEMLEPMGLPKGVRVLGWGFSLERPTMIKYKIQDIRTLVGHKTDLGAVKTRPAVRLEKQDD encoded by the exons ATGTCTCTCCCAACAGTTGAGGAGGTTCAGACCGCCATCCtcaacgccctcgacgcctccGGAACCATCAATGACTCGCGCCAGCTGAGCGTCGGAGcgacctcgctcgccagccCCCAGGGCCAGGCCGTCGTCAAAGCCGCTCTGGACTCGCTCTTGAGCAAGGAG ATGGCCGAGTACACCCAGATCACCAACAACCTCTGGGCATTGACCGAGGAGGGCAACCAGATTGCCGAGACGGGTTCGCACGAGTACCGTGTCTGGTCGGCATTGCCAGCGGCGGGACAGCCTGGCCTCAGCGTCAAGGACCTCACG gacaaggtgggtgcCGAGACTGTCAAGGTCGGACAGGGACGCGCTTTCAAGAGCAAGTGGATCGCCAAGGATGCCACTGGTGGTTTTGTTCAGGCT GCTGACGGCGCAAAGGTCGAGGCACCAgtcgacgagacggccgagcagctcaGGTCGATCAGGAGCACTGGCACCGCCGGTGACGCCGTGCTCAAGGAGCTCCAGAAGCGCAAGCTTGTGCAGACTCG CAAGCAGATCCACTACTCGGCCAAGAAGGGCTCTCAgttcgcgctcgaggtcaaGACGCTCGAGACGGACCTGACTGTCGAGATGCTGACCTC TGGAGCATGGAAGGACGCCTCGTTCAAGCAGTACAACTTtgccgccaagggcgagcCTACCGACGGCGGTGCCCTCCACCCCCTTCTCAAGGTTCGCGAGGAGTTCCGCCAGATCTTCTTCGACATGGGCTTCACCGAGATGCCTGCCAACCGCTTCGTCGAGACGGCCTTCTGGAACTTCGACGCCATGTTCGTTCCCCAGCAGCACCCTGCTCGTGAGCTGCAGGACACTTTCTACTTGAAAA GCCCCGCAAAGGCTCTCCAGCCCCCTGCCGACTACTACGAGCGTGTCCGCAAGACGCACGAGGTCGGAGGCTACGGTTCGATCGGCTACCGCGCACCGTTCTCGCGCGAGGAGAGCGAAAAGCTCCTTCTCCGTacccacaccaccgccgtgTCCACGGCCATGCTCTACGAGCTCGCCAACCAGCCCGGCGGCTTCAAGCCTGCCAAGCTCTTCTCGATCGACCGCGTGTTCCGTAACGAGGCGACCGACGCGACCCACCTTGCCGAGTTCCACCAGGTCGAgggtgtcgtcgccgactACGACATTACGCTCGGCCACCTCATCGGCTTCATGCAGGAGTTCTTCGGCCGCATGGGCAACAAGACGCTCCGCTTCAAGCCCGCGTACAACCCGTACACCGAGCCCTCGATGGAGATCTTCTCATGGCACGAGGGCCTGGGCAAGTGGATCGAGATTGGTAAC TCCGGCGTCTTCCGACCCGAGATGCTCGAGCCCATGGGCCTCCCCAAGggcgtccgcgtcctcggctgGGGCTTCTCGCTCGAGCGCCCAACCATGATCAAGTACAAGATCCAGGACATCCGCACGCTTGTCGGCCACAagaccgacctcggcgccgtcaagaCGCGCCCGGCTGTCCGTCTCGAGAAGCAGGACGACTAG
- the RPL44 gene encoding 60S ribosomal protein L44 codes for MTRVNIPKTRRTFCKSKTCKKHTPHKVTQYKKGKDSIFAQGKRRYDRKQSGYGGQTKPVFHKKAKTTKKVVLRLECTSCKSKSQIALKRCKHFELGGDKKQRGAAISF; via the exons ATGACTCG GGTTAACAT TCCTAA GACCCGCCGCACCTTCTGCAAGTCGAAGACTTGCAAGAAGCACACCCCCCACAAGGTCACCCAGtacaagaagggcaaggactCCATCTTCGCCCAGGGCAAGCGCCGTTACGACCGCAAGCAGTCCGGTTACGGTGGTCAGACCAAGCCCGTCTTCcacaagaaggccaagaccACCAAGAAGGTCGTCCTCCGTCTCGAGTGCACCTCGTGCAAGTCCAAGTCGCAGATCGCCCTCAAGCGCTGCAAGCACTTCGAGCTTGGCGGTGACAAGAAGCAG CGTGGCGCCGCCATCTCTTTCTAA